Proteins co-encoded in one Setaria viridis chromosome 9, Setaria_viridis_v4.0, whole genome shotgun sequence genomic window:
- the LOC117836823 gene encoding protein NAR1: MSSSRFSPALQASDLNDFIAPSQDCVISLNKNSSAARRLQIKQKENTVSTKPPEEAVKISLKDCLACSGCITSAETVMLEKQSLGDFIARINSGKTVIVSVSPQSRASLAAFFGLSQSQVLRKLTALFKSMGVKAVYDTSSSRDLSLIEGCNEFVSRYQKNQSSSGQEAGASLPMISSACPGWICYAEKTLGSYILPYISSVKSPQQAIGAAIKHHVVEKLGLKPYDVYHVTVMPCYDKKLEAVRDDFVFSVDGKEVTEVDSVLTTGEVLDLIQSKSIDFKTLEESSLDRLLTNVDEEGHLYGVSGGSGGYAEIVFRHAARAIYKREIEGPLDFRTLRNSDFREITLEVEGKPVLKFALCYGFRNLQNIVRKIKMGKCEYHFIEVMACPSGCLNGGGQIKPVQGQSAKELIQQLESVYTQDVSISDPFDNPITKRLYDEWLGQPGSENAKKYLHTDYHPVVKSVASQLQNW, translated from the exons ATGTCGTCGAGCAGGTTCTCGCCGGCGCTGCAGGCGTCGGATCTCAACGACTTCATCGCCCCCTCGCAGGACTGCGTCATCTCCCTCAACAAGAattcctccgccgcccgccgcctccag atcaaacaaaaggaaaatacGGTGAGCACAAAGCCTCCAGAGGAAGCAGTCAAGATTTCGCTAAAAGACTGTTTGGCATGCAG TGGTTGTATAACATCAGCAGAGACGGTTATGCTGGAGAAGCAAAGCTTGGGTGACTTCATTGCTCGCATAAACTCTGGCAAAACTGTTATTGTATCTGTGTCTCCCCAGTCAAGAGCATCACTAGCTGCATTCTTCGGTCTTTCTCAATCACAG GTTCTCAGAAAACTTACTGCTTTGTTCAAATCGATGGGCGTAAAGGCCGTTTATGACACAAGCTCTAGTAGAGACCTATCCCTTATTGAAGGTTGCAATGAATTTGTATCACGTTATCAGAAAAACCAATCATCTAGTGGCCAAGAAGCTGGAGCCAGTCTTCCAATGATTTCATCTGCATGCCCAG GTTGGATATGCTATGCTGAAAAGACTCTTGGTTCATATATCCTACCTTATATCTCATCTGTAAAGAGCCCTCAACAGGCGATTGGTGCAGCTATTAAGCACCATGTGGTTGAAAAACTAGGTCTCAA GCCATATGATGTCTATCATGTTACTGTGATGCCATGCTATGATAAGAAGCTAGAAGCTGTCCGGGATGATTTTGTTTTCTCAGTAGATGGTAAAGAAGTCACAGAGGTGGATTCAGTACTGACAACTGGTGAAGTATTAGACCTGATACAG TCCAAATCTATCGATTTCAAGACACTAGAGGAATCTTCCTTGGACAGATT GCTAACAAATGTTGATGAGGAAGGCCATCTCTATGGGGTTTCTGGAGGTTCTGGGGGCTATGCAGAAATAGTCTTTCGCCATGCTGCACGTGCAATCTACAAGAGAGAAATAGAGGGTCCTCTTGATTTCAGAACCTTGCGAAATTCAGATTTCCGCGAAATTACATTGGAG GTGGAGGGCAAACCTGTTTTGAAGTTTGCACTTTGTTATGGATTCAGGAACCTGCAGAATATTGTTAGGAAGATTAAGATGGGAAAGTGTGAATACCACTTTATTGAAGTTATGGCGTGTCCTTCAG GTTGCCTGAATGGGGGAGGCCAAATAAAGCCTGTTCAGGGCCAATCTGCCAAGGAACTTATCCAGCAATTGGAGAGTGTGTACACACAAGAT GTATCAATTTCTGATCCTTTCGATAACCCTATTACGAAAAGATTATACGACGAATGGCTGGGGCAACCTGGTTCAGAGAATGCGAAGAAGTACTTGCACACAGATTATCACCCTGTTGTGAAGAGTGTGGCTTCACAGTTACAGAATTGGTGA
- the LOC117836826 gene encoding uncharacterized protein produces MERRGQQPEDAEPPGKDGPSGAPAPPPSPFLEVTCRSSGKVRRFAAGTTARYALHAINRKLDPGAPPALHVEAVRDGEEPVSFGPSAALADYGRGWRLQTVTAQDAPGIHHATRDDTKRGETQAAEDAVARETTRSTSVYIAKIVLAFVFIFLLGGLFTYMLEVLPDMLQTSPTPESL; encoded by the exons atGGAGCGGCGGGGGCAGCAGCCTGAAGACGCGGAGCCGCCGGGCAAGGACGGCCCCAGCGGcgctccggctccgccgccgtctccg TTCCTGGAGGTGACGTGCCGGAGCTCCGGCAAGGTCCGGCGGTTCGCGGCGGGGACGACGGCCCGGTACGCGCTGCACGCCATCAACCGCAAGCTGGACCCCGGGGCCCCGCCGGCGCTGCACGTCGAGGCCGTCAGGGACGGCGAGGAGCCCGTCAGCTTCGGCCCCagcgccgccctcgccgactACGGCCGCGGCTGGCGGCTGCAGACCGTCACCGCGCAGGACGCGCCCGGGATCCATCACGCGACGCGCGATGACACG AAACGGGGTGAGACGCAGGCTGCCGAGGATGCCGTTGCCAGAGAGACCACGAGGAGCACTTCCGTCTACATCGCCAAGATCGTGCTCGCGTTCGTGTTCATCTTCTTGCTCGGCGGGCTGTTCACATACATGCTCGAGGTGCTCCCCGACATGCTCCAGACTTCACCGACGCCTGAATCTCTGTAA
- the LOC140221515 gene encoding uncharacterized protein: MVVAATRASRTPLPRRAVPKRNPSGLPSIPALLNLIRNKQRKKKSKSPKAAGSGGGYEEPAAGGRMADHLPDDLLADVLVRLAPRGLATSRGVCRSWRAVVDARRLLRADLLPLSLEGLLLEVDAWAPALFSRPSTGPATCDGLVGFLGADGTRQLDTYMRGHCNGLLLLQELVINPATGQWARLPGPPPPPLSRSIRPCRRTTRCSLL; encoded by the coding sequence ATGGTTGTCGCGGCGACACGGGCGTCCCGGACTCCattgccgcgccgcgccgtgccgaAACGAAACCCATCTGGACTCCCATCCATCCCGGCCTTGCTAAACCTTATAcgaaacaaacaaagaaaaaaaaaaagcaagtcGCCCAAGGCGGCCGGGAGCGGAGGCGGTTACGAGGAGCCGGCTGCCGGTGGGAGGATGGCCGACCACCTGCCCGACGACCTCCTGGCGGACGTGCTAGTCCGGCTGGCGCCGCGCGGGCTCGCCACGTCCCGCGGCGTCTGCCGGTCCTGGCGCGCCGTCGtcgacgcccgccgcctgctGCGCGCGGACCTCCTCCCGCTCTCGCTCGAGGGCCTCCTCCTCGAGGTCGACGCCTGGGCCCCGGCCCTCTTCTCCCGGCCGTCGACGGGCCCGGCGACCTGCGACGGCCTCGTCGGCTTCCTCGGCGCCGACGGCACGAGGCAGCTCGACACCTACATGCGCGGCCACTGCAAcggcctgctcctgctccaggaGCTCGTGATCAACCCCGCCACCGGGCAGTGGGCGCGCCTGCCcgggcctccgccaccgccactttCGCGTTCGATCCGGCCGTGTCGCCGTACTACGAGGTGTTCTCTATTGTGA
- the LOC117836824 gene encoding glycine-rich RNA-binding protein RZ1A → MSDVEEYRCFVGNLSWSTTEESLRDAFGKFGNLTEAKVVLDKFSGRSRGFGFVTFDEKKAMEDAIEGMNGLDLDGRNITVDKAQPQGPGRDRNGDRDSDRDRGSRYDRGRDYGGGGGGRAPRGGGGGGGGDCFKCGKPGHFARECPSGDDGRGDRYGGRDDRYGGGGSGRYGSDRGGDRYSGRSRDGGSYGGDRYNRDRSGPY, encoded by the exons ATGTCTGATGTTGAGGAGTACCGTTGCTTTGTCGGGAACCTGTCCTGGTCGACAACTGAAGAAAGCCTCAGGGATGCATTCGGCAAATTTGGAAACCTTACCGAGGCAAAG GTGGTTCTTGACAAATTTTCTGGTCGATCTCGCGGTTTCGGCTTTGTAACTTTTGATGAGAAGAAAGCTATGGAGGATGCTATTGAAGGAATGAATGGACTGGACTTGGATGGGAGGAACATCACTGTTGATAAAGCTCAGCCACAAGGACCTGGTAGAGACCGTAATGGTGACCGTGATTCTGATCGTGACCGTGGATCTCGTTATGACCGTGGCCGTGActatggtggtggcggaggtggaCGTGCaccgcgtggcggcggcgggggcggcggcggggactgCTTCAAGTGTGGAAAACCTGGTCATTTTGCTAGGGAGTGCCCATCTGGGGATGATGGGAGAGGGGACAGATATGGTGGTAGAGATGACAggtatggtggtggtggcagcggtcGTTATGGATCTGACCGTGGTGGTGACCGATACTCTGGCCGTAGCCGAGATGGTGGCAGCTACGGGGGCGACCGCTACAACCGTGACCGATCTGGTCCCTATTGA
- the LOC117838813 gene encoding uncharacterized protein, with product MAEAEAAGSSSSRRRMEDKEGAAAAAAAAMEADAEAGARGRGEDEDEEGESSDYTSEDEGTEDYRRGGYHAVRVGDSFKQGAYVVQSKLGWGHFSTVWLAWDTAHSRYVALKVQKSAQHYTEAAMDEIKILKQIADGDPDDSKCVVKLLDHFKHSGPNGNHVCMVFEFLGDNLLTLIKYTNYRGIPLPMVKEICRHVLIGLDYLHRTLSIIHTDLKPENILLVSTIDPSKDPQKSGVPLVLPSAKTDEPTPKAPAPSVNGGLSKNQKKKIRRKAKRAAAATSEGGNAVASADTDGSDDRGDLGTTNEGSPSQDGAKKRSKGDRQGSKGAKKKMAMEADLKCKLVDFGNACWTYKQFTSDIQTRQYRCPEVILGSKYSTSADLWSFACICFELATGDVLFDPHSGDNFDRDEDHLALMMELLGMMPRKIALGGRYSREFFNRYGDLRHIRRLRFWPLNKVLMEKYEFTERNANDMADFLVPILDFVPEKRPTAAQLLQHPWLDAGPLQKQPTTLPDSTQNSADGVSEKQRKENEERDAMAVELGNIAIDGASPSRTVSDPQASTNKATATPSKK from the exons atggcggaggcggaggccgcggggtcgtcgtcgtcgaggcggcggatggaggacaaggagggggcggcggcagcggcagcggcggcgatggaggcggacgcggaggcgggggccaggggaaggggagaggacgaggacgaggagggcgaGAGCAGCGACTACACGTCGGAGGACGAGGGCACCGAGGACTACCGCCGCGGCGGGTACCACGCCGTCCGCGTAGGGGACTCCTTCAAGCAGGGAGCCTACGTCGTGCAGTCCAAGCTCGGATGGGGCCACTTCTCCACCGTCTGGCTCGCCTGGGACACCGCCCACTCC AGATATGTGGCACTGAAGGTGCAAAAGAGCGCTCAGCACTACACGGAGGCGGCCATGGATGAGATCAAGATCTTGAAGCAGATCGCTGATGGTGATCCTGATGACTCCAAATGTGTTGTTAAGCTCCTTGACCACTTCAAGCACTCGGGCCCTAATGGCAACCATGTGTGCATGGTATTTGAGTTTCTTGGTGATAACTTGTTGACCCTGATAAAGTACACGAACTATCGTGGAATTCCCCTTCCGATGGTCAAGGAGATATGCCGCCATGTGCTCATCGGCCTCGACTACCTCCACCGCACGCTTTCTATTATTCACACTGACCTTAAGCCTGAGAATATATTGCTTGTGTCTACCATTGACCCCTCAAAGGACCCCCAGAAGTCAGGTGTGCCCTTGGTTCTGCCTTCTGCCAAGACAGACGAGCCAACTCCAAAGGCGCCTGCACCATCAGTAAATGGTGGCCTCTCCAAGaaccagaagaagaagatccGGAGGAAAGCCAAACGTGCAGCTGCTGCAACTTCAGAAGGTGGTAATGCTGTGGCATCTGCTGACACAGATGGGTCAGACGACAGAGGAGATCTAGGCACAACAAATGAGGGCAGTCCTAGCCAGGATGGAGCTAAGAAGCGGTCAAAAGGAGATAGACAGGGTAGCAAAGGGGCTAAGAAGAAGATGGCAATGGAGGCTGATCTGAAGTGCAAGCTGGTGGACTTTGGAAATGCATGTTGGACATACAAGCAGTTTACAAGTGACATTCAAACAAGGCAGTACAGATGTCCTGAGGTTATACTTGGTTCCAAGTATTCTACATCTGCTGACCTATGGTCCTTTGCGTGCATCTGCTTCGAGCTTGCCACGGGGGATGTACTGTTTGATCCACACAGTGGTGACAATTTCGACAGAGATGAG GATCACCTTGCGCTGATGATGGAGCTACTAGGAATGATGCCTCGTAAG ATTGCCTTGGGTGGTCGGTACTCGCGCGAGTTCTTCAATCGGTATGGAGATCTGAGGCATATCCGACGCTTGCGGTTCTGGCCTCTGAACAAGGTGCTGATGGAGAAGTACGAGTTCACTGAAAGAAACGCAAATGACATGGCGGATTTTCTTGTACCGATACTTGATTTTGTTCCTGAGAAGCGTCCTACAGCTGCTCAATTGCTTCAGCATCCATGGCTTGATGCTGGTCCGCTTCAAAAGCAACCTACAACCCTGCCAGATTCTACGCAGAATTCAGCTGATGGTGTTTCAGAGAAGCAAAGGAAAGAGAATGAAGAAAGAGATGCAATGGCAGTAGAGCTGGGGAACATTGCCATAGATGGTGCTTCGCCATCCAGGACGGTGAGTGATCCTCAAGCAAGCACGAATAAAGCAACTGCTACCCCTTCTAAGAAGTGA
- the LOC117840143 gene encoding protein NDH-DEPENDENT CYCLIC ELECTRON FLOW 5 — translation MAPFCTPAATAAPHATPTPLTSSRKHISMCLSPKLGGGGSQRARFASSAAPQVRALAPATAAEEAAAAPSPAPVNVEYLAAEFAGHGVGFEPVGGSCAVKMALSNGSVAHLLLPSGLVTSYKPAMWHGTVTEVLHTNVTEGPGGRAVIRGGVAVDLRCATGGGGGGWSPGGAWSLRDVRGNPTTSIEVELASAAPGNAAAARCVVTLHPEALSTELAVTNGASSAPMALSCGVSNHLRVSTPDATYALGLQGSEYRTVEPALSEFSIIPPDYQAAARQPAARHHRWANRGFDMILSGGRDRGGAADDDQPDGEEDDDYKHLTDAVCRVYSHAPREFTIMDRGRRNSVRLHRSGFEELYVFSPGSQYQWYGKYAYVVVGPAMLEPVVLGAGETWQGAQYLRNPNL, via the exons ATGGCGCCCTTCTGCACTCCTGCTGCCACTGCAGCGCCCCATGCCACTCCAACCCCTCTCACCAGCTCAAGGAAGCATATCTCTATGTGCCTCTCCCCCAagctaggcggcggcggcagccagaGGGCGCGGTTTGCGAGTTCAGCAGCTCCTCAGGTGCGCGcgctggcgccggcgacggcggcggaagAAGCGGCGGCTGCTCCCTCCCCCGCCCCTGTCAACGTGGAGTACCTGGCCGCCGAGTTCGCCGGCCACGGCGTGGGCTTCGAGCCCGTGGGCGGCAGCTGCGCCGTCAAGATGGCGCTGAGCAACGGCAGCGTGGCGCACCTGCTGCTCCCCAGCGGCCTCGTCACGTCCTACAAGCCCGCCATGTGGCACGGCACCGTCACGGAGGTGCTCCACACGAACGTCACCGAGGGCCCCGGCGGGCGGGCCGTCatccgcggcggcgtggccgtggACCTCCGctgcgccaccggcggcggcggcggcgggtggtcgCCGGGTGGTGCGTGGTCGCTCCGCGACGTCCGCGGAAATCCCACGACCTCCATTGAG GTCGAGctcgcgtcggcggcgccggggaacgcggcggcggcgaggtgcgtGGTGACGCTGCACCCGGAGGCGCTGTCGACGGAGCTCGCTGTGACGAACGGCGCGTCGTCGGCGCCGATGGCGCTGTCGTGCGGCGTGTCGAACCACCTGCGCGTGAGCACCCCGGATGCCACCTACGCGCTGGGGCTGCAGGGCTCCGAGTACCGCACCGTCGAGCCGGCGCTGTCGGAGTTCAGCATCATCCCTCCGGACTACCAAGCCGCCGCGCGGCAGCCCGCGGCCCGGCACCACCGGTGGGCGAACAGGGGCTTCGACATGATCCTCTCCGGCGGCCGggaccgcggcggcgcggcggacgacgaccagcccgacggcgaggaggacgacgactaCAAGCACTTGACGGACGCGGTGTGCCGCGTCTACAGCCACGCGCCCAGGGAGTTCACCATCATGGACAGG GGTAGGAGGAACTCCGTTCGCTTGCACAGGAGTGGGTTCGAGGAGCTGTACGTGTTCAGCCCAGGATCCCAGTACCAGTGGTACGGCAAGTACGCCTACGTGGTCGTGGGGCCTGCCATGCTGGAGCCCGTGGTGCTGGGGGCCGGTGAAACGTGGCAGGGGGCTCAATACCTGCGCAACCCCAATCTCTAG
- the LOC117840144 gene encoding PHD finger protein ING2, protein MAIARTGVYVDDYLEYSSTLAGDLQRILSTMRELDDRAHGIMGQTKEQIKYLLGVSSHGYDRPNMDDDESERMKKDIEASQDNALSLCTEKVLLARQAYDLIESHIKRLDEDLGQFAEDLKHEGKIPPDEPPVLPPIPVVSRDEKRRLGFSTPQASKKFREREWDRERGMDFDLMPPPGSSKKAGTPMDVDQMIDPNEPTYCICHQVSYGDMIACDNENCEGGEWFHYTCVGLTPETRFKGKWFCPTCRNLQ, encoded by the exons ATGGCGATCGCCCGCACCGGCGTGTACGTCGACGACTACCTGGAGT ACTCAAGCACCTTGGCCGGCGACCTGCAGAGGATCCTTTCCACTATGCGCGAGCTCGACGACAGGGCACATG GCATTATGGGTCAGACCAAAGAGCAGATCAAGTATCTCCTGGGAGTATCGTCCCATGGGTATGACAGGCCAaacatggatgatgatgaatCAGAGAGGATGAAGAAGGATATTGAAGCTAGTCAGGACAATGCTCTGAGTCTCTGCACCGAGAAAGTGTTGCTGGCACGCCAAGCTTATGACCTG ATAGAGAGCCATATCAAACGTCTTGATGAAGACCTGGGCCAGTTTGCAGAAGATTTAAAGCATG AAGGGAAGATACCTCCAGACGAACCGCCAGTCCTTCCTCCAATTCCGGTGGTTAGCAGGGATGAGAAAAGGAGGCTTGGTTTTAGTACACCTCAAGCATCAAAGAAATTTAGAGAGAGGGAGTGGGACAGGGAAAGGGGTATGGACTTTGATTTAATGCCCCCTCCAGGTAGCAGCAAGAAAGCAGGTACACCTATGGATGTAGATCAAATGATTGATCCAAATGAACCAACGTATTGTATATGCCACCAG GTTTCTTATGGCGATATGATTGCCTGTGACAATGAGAAT TGTGAAGGAGGCGAATGGTTTCATTACACATGTGTGGGTTTGACTCCAGAAACGAGATTCAAGGGGAAATGGTTTTGCCCGACATGCAGGAATCTTCAATGA